The Monodelphis domestica isolate mMonDom1 chromosome 7, mMonDom1.pri, whole genome shotgun sequence genome window below encodes:
- the PTX4 gene encoding pentraxin-4, with protein sequence MSCWEAKWRSLFLVLLPFCLQGIYLQKTDEVGQRKPFFERLRRLEEQFRRFQEVTLIRLQGIAENYNVSYNINARFQNLTDEYHIMGLSVNESQAAMQMDLNHLKTWIKKFQRRSRKVDSKLLAFERSLSEKSKQSSQEKKEQQGHDTRLANLTGTISQDISALQTSQIHVQTEMEKLQNMIHGQGAKLKVVEEQLQAALQRAAFSPSSVTTVPLLPQPLMEKKQPGQQMLHTKHKHRKKLEQDRLELGAQTETQELFQNLRRSPLGQKRPNAPSGRQTLSRADESLKEPQQSQASQKTAEICNVGSMLVFPNSSTENVVTFRPGFRTGLRELSLCTWVRTASSYLGTLLSYATEENDNKLVLHGRDSLVYGSIHFVIGDPAFRELPVEMLLDARWHHMCVIWSSDQGKYWFYVDRRLVATGSRFREGYEIPPGGTLVLGQEQDTVGGGFDSSEAFVGSLAGLALWDRVLSPGEVSSIATGKMLPTGILLTLANASSLDGFVQKVICTCLEHCS encoded by the exons ATGAGCTGCTGGGAAGCTAAATGGAGGTctcttttcttggttcttctaCCTTTCTGTCTACAGGGAATCTATTTGCAGAAAACCGATGAAGTAGGACAAAGAAAACCATTTTTTGAGAGGCTCAGAAGACTAGAAGAACAG TTTAGGAGATTTCAAGAGGTGACCCTTATACGTCTCCAGGGGATCGCAGAAAACTACAATGTTTCCTATAACATCAACGCCAGATTCCAGAACCTGACAGACGAATATCATATCATGGGTTTGTCTGTCAATGAGTCTCAGGCAGCAATGCAAATGGATCTGAACCACTTGAAGACCTGGATAAAGAAGTTTCAGAGAAGATCTAGGAAGGTGGACTCTAAGCTTCTGGCCTTTGAAAGATCTTTAAGTGAAAAGAGTAAGCAGAGCTCCCAGGAGAAGAAGGAACAGCAGGGGCACGACACACGTCTTGCCAACCTCACTGGAACCATCTCACAGGATATTAGTGCCCTTCAGACTAGTCAAATTCATGTGCAGACAGAAATGGAGAAACTCCAGAATATGATTCATGGCCAGGGGGCCAAACTGAAGGTGGTAGAAGAGCAGCTACAGGCAGCCTTGCAACGTGCAGCCTTCTCCCCAAGCTCAGTCACCACTGTGCCCCTCCTGCCTCAACCTCTAATGGAAAAGAAGCAGCCAGGCCAGCAGATGCTTCATACCAAGCACAAGCACAGAAAAAAACTGGAGCAGGACAGGCTGGAGCTAGGAGCCCAAACAGAAACCCAGGAACTGTTTCAGAATTTGAGGAGATCTCCCCTGGGACAGAAGAGACCAAACGCACCATCTGGCAGACAAACACTTTCCAGGGCAGATGAGAGTCTGAAGGAGCCACAGCAATCCCAGGCTTCCCAAAAGACAGCAGAAA TTTGCAATGTAGGATCCATGCTTGTTTTCCCCAACTCTTCGACTGAGAACGTGGTCACCTTCCGCCCTGGTTTCCGTACTGGGCTCCGGGAACTTTCTCTCTGTACCTGGGTCCGCACAGCCTCCAGCTACCTGGGTACCCTTCTCTCCTACGCCACGGAGGAGAACGACAACAAGCTGGTGCTGCACGGTAGGGACTCGCTGGTCTACGGCTCTATCCACTTCGTGATAGGAGACCCTGCCTTTCGGGAGCTGCCGGTGGAAATGCTTCTAGACGCCAGGTGGCACCATATGTGTGTGATATGGTCTTCCGACCAAGGGAAATACTGGTTCTATGTGGATCGAAGGCTGGTGGCCACCGGCTCCAGGTTCAGGGAGGGCTACGAAATCCCTCCTGGAGGAACTCTGGTGCTGGGGCAGGAGCAGGATACGGTGGGGGGAGGATTTGACAGCTCGGAAGCCTTTGTGGGAAGCCTGGCAGGCCTGGCTCTATGGGACCGGGTCCTGTCGCCTGGGGAGGTCTCAAGCATTGCCACTGGAAAGATGCTCCCTACCGGCATTCTTTTGACCCTAGCCAATGCCTCCTCTTTGGATGGATTTGTGCAGAAGGTAATTTGTACCTGCCTGGAACACTGCTCATAA